In Nocardia sp. XZ_19_385, the sequence TACGAACTACAAGCTGTTTCCCGCAGGCGTGCATGCCATCACGGAGCTGGGGCACTGGCTCGAGACTTACGGCCAGTACCGAGACGAGCTCGTTGTCGTGTCCGAGGTCGTGCCCTTCGAAAGCGAGTACCGCTGCTTCTGCCGCGACGGGCGCTTCGTCTGCGGAAGTTCCTATCCGATCGATCCGTATCTCCCTGTCCCCGCTCACGTTCGCGACTTCGCGGAAACCGCGGCGGCGCGACTACTCGCTCACGGCTGCACCATGGTCACCGTCGATGTCGGCGTCGGCCCCGACGGCGTGCTTCGCCTCGTCGAGCTCGGCGGTGTGAACAGCTGGGGCATCTACGGATCCGACGTCACCGACTTTATCGCCGCGAT encodes:
- a CDS encoding ATP-grasp domain-containing protein is translated as MRPQWLIDLHEEFPGSALVAAALDDALIVQSRDAMTGRWPVVQDGRPIVGYGTMPTMRSLRRVPRLGEAVFDDYTMLRCSFYYRHMYDLLGRTAVFAPFSAVPRLPLRRMFDSDQVFIRSDTNYKLFPAGVHAITELGHWLETYGQYRDELVVVSEVVPFESEYRCFCRDGRFVCGSSYPIDPYLPVPAHVRDFAETAAARLLAHGCTMVTVDVGVGPDGVLRLVELGGVNSWGIYGSDVTDFIAA